From the genome of Acidobacteriota bacterium, one region includes:
- a CDS encoding amino acid transporter has translation MGEPTDSSSKNQEHQHPWWKVMCLTGVDYFSTLGYQPGIAFLAAGALSPIATLVLVLLTLLGALPIYNRVAAESPHGNGSISMLEHLLPGWQAKLFVLVLLGFVATDFIITITLSAADATAHIVENPFTPHFLHNRIAITLFLVAFLGAIFLKGFREAIGVSVLLVGAYLLLNCIVVGVGFYELATHPAALSDWKNALISAHGSPLAMIGVALIVFPKLALGLSGFETGVVVMPLVKGYETDTEENPVGRIANTRKLLRTAALIMSAMLIASSVVTATLIPAAEFAKGGQANGRALAYIAHKYLGSVFGTAYDLSTILILSFAGASAMAGLVNIVPRYLPKYGMAPKWAAAVRPLVLVYTAIAFAVTLIFKADVEAQGGAYATGVLVLMSSGAVAVTLSAFRRRKHGWAFVLISLVFAYTTVLNIIERPEGIKIASFFIGSIIAASFVSRVMRTTELRIERVELDEKARAFIEEVARSHEIRIVANCRQAGDAGEYRFKEKEQREDNHIPKGDPILFLEVDIGDASEFSDELCVKGVEVDGYRVLRGESAAVPNAIAALLLYLRDTTGKIPHAYFAWSEGNPLTYLLKYLIFGEGETAPVTREVLRQAEPDPERRPAIHVGG, from the coding sequence ATGGGCGAGCCCACTGACTCCTCGTCTAAAAACCAGGAGCACCAGCATCCGTGGTGGAAGGTGATGTGTCTGACCGGCGTCGACTATTTTTCGACGCTGGGGTATCAACCGGGCATTGCGTTCCTGGCGGCCGGCGCACTCTCACCAATTGCCACGCTGGTGCTGGTCTTGCTCACGCTCCTGGGAGCGCTGCCGATCTACAATCGAGTGGCAGCAGAGAGTCCGCACGGCAACGGCTCGATCTCGATGCTCGAGCACTTGCTGCCCGGATGGCAAGCCAAGCTGTTTGTGCTTGTGCTGCTGGGCTTCGTGGCAACGGATTTCATCATCACCATCACGCTATCGGCGGCCGACGCTACGGCTCACATTGTCGAGAATCCTTTCACTCCGCATTTCCTGCACAACCGCATCGCAATAACGCTGTTCTTAGTCGCTTTCCTGGGCGCGATTTTTCTTAAGGGATTCAGAGAAGCGATCGGCGTGTCGGTGTTGCTGGTCGGGGCTTACCTGCTGTTGAACTGCATTGTCGTAGGCGTGGGATTCTACGAGCTCGCAACTCATCCGGCTGCGCTGTCAGATTGGAAGAACGCTTTGATCAGCGCTCACGGAAGCCCGCTTGCGATGATCGGCGTGGCGTTGATCGTGTTTCCGAAACTCGCCCTGGGACTCTCGGGATTCGAAACGGGCGTGGTCGTGATGCCGCTGGTCAAAGGATATGAAACGGATACTGAAGAGAATCCCGTCGGAAGAATCGCCAATACGCGCAAGCTGCTTCGCACGGCGGCTTTGATCATGAGCGCGATGCTGATCGCCAGCAGCGTGGTGACGGCGACGCTGATCCCCGCCGCCGAGTTTGCGAAGGGTGGACAGGCAAACGGCCGCGCGCTCGCCTACATTGCGCACAAATACCTCGGCAGTGTCTTTGGCACCGCCTACGATCTGAGCACGATTCTCATTCTTTCCTTCGCGGGCGCGTCGGCGATGGCCGGATTGGTAAACATAGTCCCGAGGTACTTGCCCAAGTATGGAATGGCGCCCAAGTGGGCCGCTGCCGTCAGACCGCTGGTGCTCGTGTACACTGCGATCGCGTTTGCTGTGACGCTGATTTTCAAAGCGGACGTCGAAGCACAGGGCGGGGCTTACGCGACCGGCGTTCTGGTGCTGATGAGCTCGGGCGCGGTTGCGGTGACGCTTTCAGCCTTTCGCCGCCGCAAACACGGCTGGGCCTTCGTGCTGATCTCGCTGGTGTTCGCGTACACGACGGTGCTGAACATCATCGAGCGGCCCGAAGGCATAAAGATCGCGTCGTTCTTCATCGGGTCAATCATCGCCGCTTCGTTTGTGTCGAGGGTGATGCGGACGACTGAGCTGCGCATCGAGCGAGTCGAGCTTGACGAGAAGGCGCGCGCTTTTATCGAGGAGGTCGCACGCAGTCACGAGATTCGAATCGTCGCCAACTGCCGGCAAGCAGGCGATGCGGGCGAGTATCGATTCAAAGAAAAAGAGCAGCGCGAGGACAACCACATTCCAAAAGGTGATCCGATACTGTTTCTGGAAGTCGACATCGGCGATGCTTCGGAGTTCAGTGATGAACTCTGTGTGAAGGGCGTCGAGGTAGACGGTTACCGGGTGCTCAGGGGAGAGAGCGCGGCGGTACCAAACGCGATCGCGGCGCTTCTTCTCTACCTGCGCGACACGACCGGCAAGATCCCCCACGCTTATTTCGCTTGGAGCGAAGGCAACCCGCTAACGTACCTGCTGAAGTACTTGATCTTCGGTGAAGGCGAGACGGCTCCGGTGACCCGCGAAGTTCTGCGCCAGGCTGAGCCCGACCCGGAACGCCGTCCGGCGATTCACGTCGGCGGATGA
- a CDS encoding APC family permease, which yields MPIDAVTSKNGVKNPTRVRVVVATTVLLSFISFWRAAAIVLNDLGSSAYYVGGIAEQAVGRAAPWFVLGVMLFSYAVRSVYVESCVMFTRGGVYRVVKESMGGTLAKLSVSALMFDYILTGPISGVSAGQYVVGLVAQTVTYFGHPWNPSPSTTNYLAAGIAILVTIYFWWRNTMGMHESSGDALRIMYVTTAMVVMLILWAGYSIITQPDKQRLPPAPVPHNLSFNRDAVGWLPAIAPGALRELPPETASATEPEQKETEPRLGIVANAGALLGLIGILMAFGHSFLAMSGEESLAQVNRELEHPKHKNLMRAGFVIFVFSVLFTSLVSFFAYALIPDGVRMTYRDNLISGIAMYLAGPLPLKLLFQAFIVIVGCLMLSGAINTSIIGSNGVLNRVSEDGVMTDWFRAPHKRFGTTYRMINLIVLLQLLAIIASGGNTYLLGEAYAFGVIWAFTFNGLAMLVLRFKDKSHREWRVPFNINVRGKEIPVGLGIIAVLLFSVAGINLITKEVATIAGVAFTIVFFIVFTVSERINQRKLDRSTAALDQFTLNYQPDVSLDTVRARPGSVLVAVRDYNTLSHLDYVLGRTNTEAQDILVMTARLMRGPDAGERDLYDSNLFTDYEQRLFTRVVALAEKHGKPVELVVVPATNLFDAVAQTALRLDSAEIVAGLSSKMTANEQTRELGRAWERLAETPRRQVWCRIVEPGNREHSVSLGAHAPDLTEDDISLIHKIWLQVSQLPARRRVHHRDVVRVALERLERELRGNTDVMLDFYKVERKGVQEPGSDKDGKDVANAGRTKL from the coding sequence ATGCCAATAGATGCGGTCACGTCTAAGAACGGCGTAAAGAATCCCACTCGCGTCAGGGTCGTTGTAGCTACAACTGTACTGCTGTCGTTCATCTCGTTCTGGCGCGCGGCGGCTATTGTGCTCAATGACCTTGGGTCGTCGGCCTATTACGTCGGCGGCATCGCGGAGCAAGCAGTCGGGCGAGCGGCTCCCTGGTTCGTTCTGGGCGTTATGCTCTTCTCTTATGCAGTGCGCTCTGTGTATGTCGAATCATGCGTGATGTTCACGCGAGGTGGAGTTTACCGCGTAGTCAAAGAATCGATGGGTGGGACGCTCGCGAAGCTCTCGGTCTCGGCGTTGATGTTCGACTACATTTTGACAGGCCCGATCTCCGGCGTCTCAGCCGGGCAATACGTCGTCGGGCTCGTCGCGCAAACCGTGACTTACTTCGGCCATCCATGGAATCCATCGCCATCAACGACGAATTATCTGGCAGCAGGCATCGCCATTCTCGTAACAATTTATTTCTGGTGGCGCAACACCATGGGGATGCATGAATCATCGGGGGATGCACTGCGGATCATGTACGTGACAACGGCGATGGTTGTCATGCTTATTCTGTGGGCCGGCTACAGTATCATCACCCAGCCGGACAAACAGAGATTGCCTCCGGCGCCGGTACCGCACAATTTGTCGTTCAATCGCGACGCAGTCGGCTGGTTGCCGGCCATCGCCCCCGGCGCATTGCGTGAGCTGCCACCCGAAACGGCGTCGGCCACCGAGCCCGAGCAAAAGGAGACTGAGCCACGCCTCGGCATTGTGGCCAACGCGGGAGCCCTGTTGGGTCTGATCGGGATACTGATGGCATTCGGGCATTCCTTTCTTGCGATGTCCGGCGAAGAGTCACTCGCCCAGGTCAACCGCGAACTCGAACACCCGAAGCACAAGAATCTCATGCGCGCCGGGTTTGTGATCTTCGTTTTTTCGGTGCTGTTCACATCGCTTGTTTCTTTCTTCGCGTACGCGCTTATTCCAGATGGCGTCAGGATGACTTATAGGGACAACTTAATCAGCGGCATTGCTATGTATCTTGCCGGCCCATTGCCGTTGAAGCTCTTGTTTCAAGCGTTCATTGTGATCGTCGGATGCCTGATGCTGTCAGGCGCCATCAATACTTCGATCATCGGATCTAACGGAGTGCTGAATCGTGTCTCAGAAGACGGAGTGATGACCGACTGGTTCCGGGCGCCGCATAAGAGATTTGGCACGACGTACCGAATGATCAATCTGATAGTGCTCTTGCAACTGTTGGCGATCATAGCCTCGGGCGGCAACACCTATTTGCTGGGGGAGGCTTACGCCTTCGGTGTCATCTGGGCGTTTACCTTCAACGGCCTGGCGATGCTGGTGCTGCGCTTCAAGGACAAATCGCATCGCGAGTGGAGAGTACCTTTCAATATAAATGTGCGCGGCAAGGAGATCCCGGTTGGGCTGGGGATAATCGCGGTGTTGCTGTTTTCCGTCGCCGGAATCAATCTGATCACCAAGGAAGTGGCGACCATAGCGGGAGTCGCGTTCACGATTGTGTTTTTCATAGTCTTTACGGTCTCCGAGCGCATCAATCAGAGAAAACTCGACAGATCAACTGCGGCCCTTGACCAGTTCACACTCAACTATCAGCCTGACGTGAGCCTTGATACTGTCCGCGCGCGGCCCGGCAGCGTGCTCGTTGCCGTGCGAGACTACAACACGCTCTCGCATCTCGATTACGTGTTGGGGCGAACCAACACCGAAGCGCAAGACATATTGGTGATGACCGCGCGGTTGATGAGAGGCCCGGACGCAGGCGAGCGTGACCTCTATGACTCCAATCTGTTTACGGATTACGAGCAACGCCTGTTTACGCGAGTCGTTGCGCTTGCCGAAAAGCATGGCAAACCGGTCGAGTTGGTTGTCGTTCCGGCGACCAACCTCTTTGACGCCGTGGCACAGACCGCTCTGCGTCTGGACTCTGCCGAGATCGTCGCCGGTCTTTCCTCCAAGATGACCGCCAATGAGCAGACGCGCGAACTGGGCCGCGCGTGGGAACGCCTGGCCGAAACACCACGCCGTCAAGTGTGGTGCAGGATCGTGGAGCCAGGAAATCGCGAACACAGCGTCTCGCTTGGTGCGCATGCTCCCGACCTCACCGAGGATGACATTAGCTTGATCCACAAGATCTGGCTGCAAGTGAGCCAGCTTCCAGCACGACGCCGCGTTCATCACCGTGATGTTGTGCGGGTGGCCCTCGAGCGGCTCGAGCGAGAACTACGCGGGAACACCGATGTGATGCTGGACTTTTACAAAGTCGAGCGAAAAGGTGTGCAGGAACCGGGCTCCGACAAAGACGGTAAAGATGTCGCGAATGCCGGACGGACTAAGCTGTAG
- a CDS encoding universal stress protein: MVSHEATTDRLAGARPSAESLLAKQQQAGRARLRIYLGAAPGVGKTYQMLEEAHLLKRQGVDIVIGFIEPHGRAETETLIGGLERIPLRRIDYRGVTLEEMDVDGVIARRPALVLVDELAHSNVPGSKHRKRYEDVLEILDAGISVISAVNVQHIESLNDAIARITGVRVRETIPDYFLRRADEVVNVDVSVDTLRTRLRQGKIYSVEKIEQALTNFFRKGNLSALRELALRQVAEDQAAKAHDYREREGLEQAAIPEKVMVCMASRGSAKKLLRTGSRIAGRLASDWYAVYVETPREEPGRMNPADHAALIENIKLAEELGANVVKLRERRVADALIEFARREGITHVVFGQSARSRWNILLHGSVINRFLSEVRGATVQVVPLQDE, from the coding sequence ATGGTCTCCCACGAGGCAACAACGGATCGATTGGCCGGCGCGCGGCCGAGCGCCGAGTCGCTGCTCGCCAAACAACAGCAAGCGGGCCGCGCCCGGCTGCGCATTTATCTGGGCGCCGCGCCAGGCGTGGGCAAGACCTATCAGATGCTCGAAGAGGCGCACTTGCTCAAGCGTCAGGGCGTCGACATCGTAATCGGTTTCATCGAGCCGCACGGCCGCGCAGAAACTGAGACACTGATAGGCGGCCTCGAGCGCATACCGCTGCGCCGCATAGATTATCGGGGCGTAACGCTGGAAGAGATGGACGTGGACGGGGTCATCGCGCGCCGGCCCGCCTTAGTTCTAGTCGATGAGCTCGCGCACTCGAACGTCCCTGGCTCGAAGCATCGCAAGCGCTACGAGGATGTGCTCGAGATCCTCGACGCCGGTATCTCAGTAATCAGTGCGGTGAACGTTCAGCACATTGAATCCCTAAACGACGCGATCGCCCGCATAACCGGCGTCCGAGTGCGCGAAACCATTCCCGATTATTTCCTGCGCCGCGCCGACGAAGTAGTCAACGTGGATGTCTCGGTCGACACGCTGCGAACGCGGCTCCGCCAGGGGAAGATTTACAGCGTCGAGAAGATCGAACAGGCGCTGACTAACTTTTTCCGCAAAGGGAATCTGTCAGCCCTTCGCGAGCTGGCTTTGCGCCAAGTGGCCGAAGATCAAGCGGCAAAGGCCCACGACTATCGCGAACGAGAAGGACTCGAGCAGGCCGCGATTCCAGAAAAAGTTATGGTGTGCATGGCGTCACGCGGCAGCGCAAAGAAGCTGCTGCGAACGGGCTCGCGCATCGCGGGACGGCTGGCGTCGGACTGGTACGCGGTCTACGTCGAAACGCCGCGCGAGGAACCCGGCCGGATGAATCCGGCGGATCACGCTGCTCTGATCGAGAACATCAAGCTCGCCGAGGAACTCGGGGCGAATGTAGTGAAGCTGAGGGAGCGGCGCGTTGCCGACGCCCTTATCGAATTCGCCCGGCGCGAGGGCATCACTCATGTGGTGTTCGGGCAATCGGCTCGCTCGCGATGGAACATCCTGCTTCATGGCTCGGTAATCAATCGCTTTCTGAGTGAAGTGCGCGGCGCGACCGTCCAGGTTGTTCCGCTTCAAGATGAGTAG